The Gemmatimonadales bacterium nucleotide sequence GGACGTGGTCGCCTGGATGATGCTCTTTCCCACTCCAACCGCCACCACCTGGCCCGAGCTATCGACTTCGGCCACCTCGGGTTTGAGCGACTTCCAGGACACCCTTCCCGGCGTGGGCGAAGGGGTGGCATCCTCCCGGAGCGCCTGGGCGGTGACCCGCATGCTCTCACCTGGGAGGAGGATGATGGACGCGGGGTCGAGAGTGAGCACCGAACCCGGCGGCACCGACGGCTGGCCGTTTCCTGCCGTGTTGGTGCCCGTGCCGGTGATGAGCACCGCCATCGAGGCACGTCTCCCTTGAAGGCGGGCCTCGACTTTGGCCAGGCCCGGGCTCACCCCCAGCACGGTGCCATCCTTCGCGACCCGCGCGATGAGCGTGTCCGAGCTCCAGAAGGTGAACTTGGCCGAGGGGATGAGATTGCCTTGCCGGTCGTAGGCGGCCGCGAAGATGGGCTGCCGCTGCCCGACCGCCAGGGTCATCGTCTCGGGTGTCACCTGCACCTCGGTGACGCTCTGGGCGACGGCGGGCGCGCTCCAACCCAGAAGAGCGAGCAGCGCCCAGGCCGCTTCAGGTCGGAAGGATATCACCGGCGCATGGCGTCCAGAGAAAGGAGGAGTGGGATCAGGGTAATAATAGCGCGCGCCGAGCCTTGCAGAAGCCTCGAAGATGTGCAAGTTATATCTGGTTCTTCCAGGCACAGGCGCACGCGCGCCTCACGACCGTCGGCGGGTCACGCCGGATTTGTGTTGGGAGGAAGCGAAGATGGCCGAGCACCCTTATCGGGAATTGGGCTGGTCCGGCTCCGGGTGGATGGACCCTTTGCCGACGGAGCTGCCCGCTCCGGCGCCCCCACCTGCCGTCACCCCCACACCCCCGGCCGCGGCCCCCAGCGCCGCCGTCCTGCCCGCCTCCACCCCGAAGCGGAAGTCCTCCAAACCGGCGGCCAGAAAATCGGCCAAGAAGACAGCCAAACGGGCAGCGAAGAAGACCGCTAAGAAGAGTGCCAGGTCGGCCAAAAAGGCCGCCAAGGGCGGCAGGAAGGCCGCGAAGAAGGGTGCTAAGAAGGCGGCGAACAGGAGCGCCAAGAAGGCGGCGAGGAGAGGCGCCAAGAAGGCGGCGAGGAAAGGCGCCAGGAAGGCGGCGAAGAAGAGTGCCAGGCGCGGGGCCAAGAAATCGGCCCGGAAGGTCGCCCGTCGCGGCACCAGGAAGGGTCGCCGCCGGTAGTGCCGGCGGCGGCGCTCAGTCCCCGGACCCGCTCCGGGCGAGCGCCGCCGCGCAGTTGATCAGGGCGATGTGGGTGAACGCCTGAGGAAAGTTGCCGAGGAACTGTCCGGTCACCGGATCGATCTCCTCGGAGTAGAGACCCACGTGGTTGGCGTGGCGCAGCATCCGCCGGAACACCCGGGAGGCGCGTTCCGGCTCGCCGATCATGGCGAGCGCCTGCGCCAGCCAGAAGGTGCAGATCGAGAAGGCCCCCTCCTCCCCCTCCAACCCGTCCGGGTGGCGATAGCGATAGACCAGCTCCCCGTCCGCGCTGGTGAGCTCGCGCGCCACGGCATGCACGGTACTCTGCACCCGGGGGTGGTTCCAGGGAAGAAAGCGTACCATGGGGATCGCCAGCGCCGCCGCGTCGAGCGCGTCGTAGTCGTACGCCTGGGTGAACGACTGGTGCTTCTCACTCCATCCGCGTTCCATGATCTCGGCGTGCAAGGTGGAACGCGCCGCCTGCCATCCGGCCGTATCTGACTCGAGCCCCAGCTCCTCGGCCATCCGGATTCCCCGATCCAGGGCCACCCAGCTCATCACCTTGCTGAACACGTAGTGGCGGACCTCGCCCCGCACCTCCCAGATGCTGGAGTCGGGGAGCGCCCAGTTGTGACTGACCCAGTCCACCAGGCCGCGCAGGACCCGCCAGGTGCCCTCGGTCATCTCGTGGTTTCGCCGCCAGATGTCGGCCGTCTCGAGCACCTCCCCGTAGACATCGAGCTGGAGCTGGCCGACCGCGCCGTTGCCCACCCGGACCGGACGGGAGCCGTAGTAGCCCGAGAGATGGTCGAGCTGGCGCTCCACCAGGTCACGCCGGCCGTCGATGCCGTACATGATCTGCAGGTGACCGCCCCCCTCGTGACGGCAGACCTTCTTGAGGAAGCGCATGAATGCGTCGGCCTCCCGGCGGTGTCCTACCGCATCCAGGGCCGCGAGGGTGAAGGCGGCGTCACGCAGCCAGACGAAGCGATAGTCCCAGTTCCGCCCCCCACCGAGGGTCTCGGGCAGCGAGGTGGTGGGTGCCGCGATGATGGCGCCGGTTTCGGCGTGAGTCAGGAGCTTGAGGGCCAGCGCCGAGCGCTTGACCATGCCGCGGAAGGGCCCCCGGTAGCGCACCCCGGCCGACCAGCGCGCCCAGTACGCGGCGGTGATGTCCAGCTTCTGCGCGCTCTCATAGCGATCCACCGGGTGGATGTCGTCGTCATCGTAGCGGAGGACCAGCCAGTGCTCCTCGCCTTTCTCCAGCTCGAAGCGGGCCGTGGCGGTGGACTGCTCCAGGATCCAGTCGATCGCCTTGGCGCTCGAGAGGGTGAGCACCTGATCGGTGCGATCGGTGGCGAAGATCCCGGCGCGGAGCAGCTCGAGACGGGTGGTCCGGGCGCCGTACTCGAACCGGGGCATGAAGACCATGTGCATGGGGACGCGGCCCCGGGTGCAGCGGAGCTTCCGGTGGATCTCCGGGTGCTCGCTCGAGGGGCGCCCGTCCTCGTCCACCGGCATGAAGTCGGTGAGCGCCACCACCCCCCCGTCGGCGGTGCGGAACGTGGTCTCCAGGACATTGGTGCGCGGGAGATACCGCTGGGTGGAGGTCCAGGCGCCCTGGGGCCGGATGGCCCAGGTGCCACCGCGCTCGCGATCGAGGATCGCGGCGAAGACGCTGCCGCTGTCGAAGCGGGGGAGACAGCACCAGTCGATCGCGCCGTCCAGGCCGACCAGGGCCGCGGTGCGCATATCGCCGATCATGCCGTACGCCGAGATCGGGGGCAGCCCCTCACCCACGGCACGACTGTCTATCGCCTGGAGTGGAGTGGGAGAACGGAGGTCGGTCATCGCCCCAAGTATAATGTCACGCTGGACTGAACTTGCATCGCGCGGGTGACTCATTCACCTTCCCTGAATCTTGTCCGTCTATCCACCCATCGTCATGCGGCGTTCCACCTGCTGCTCAGCGGCTCTCCGAACGCTGCCGCTCCTGCTCGGCCTGGTGTCGGGGTGCCGGAAGCCGCCGCCGGACGGCGTCGCCCTGGTAGGAGCGACCCTGATCGACGGTACCGGCGGCCCCGCCCTGCCCAATGCCGCCGTCGTGGCGCGGCGCGGACGGATCGAGTGGGTGGGCAGCGCCGCCGATTTCAAGCTGCCGCCTCGTACCCTCGAGGTGAACGCGCGCGGCCGATGGATCATTCCCGGGCTGATCGACGCGCACGCCCACGTGGCCCGCTGGGCGCTGCCTCGCTACCTCGCCTGGGGGGTCACCACCGTGCGCGACATGCACGGGACCCTGGACTCCATTCTCGCCCTGCGGCGGGCCCTCGCCCTGGGTGCGCTGCCGGGACCCCGGGTCTACAGCGCCGGCGCCATGATCGATGGCGAACCCACCACCTATCCAGATGCCCTAGGCGCCGCAACCGCCGCTGAAGCCCGGAAGGACGTGGACCGGCTGGTCAGTGCGGGGGTCGACTTCATCAAAGTCTACAGCCGGGTCGACCCGCCTCTGCTCAGAGCCATCCTGGACGAGGCCAAGACCTTCAACCTGAGGGTCAGCGGGCACCTGGGTCTCACCGACGCGCTCACGGCGGCGGAAGGCGGAATCAACTCGATCGAGCACATGAGCGGCGTGCCGGAGGCGGCCCTGGCCGATCCGTCGGCACTGTTCACCGCCCATCGCCAGGGATTCTTCGCCGGCTGGACAGCGTTCGAGCGGAGCTGGGCCGGGTTGGATTCCTCGGCGCTCGCCCGGGTGGCGACCG carries:
- a CDS encoding glycoside hydrolase family 15 protein codes for the protein MTDLRSPTPLQAIDSRAVGEGLPPISAYGMIGDMRTAALVGLDGAIDWCCLPRFDSGSVFAAILDRERGGTWAIRPQGAWTSTQRYLPRTNVLETTFRTADGGVVALTDFMPVDEDGRPSSEHPEIHRKLRCTRGRVPMHMVFMPRFEYGARTTRLELLRAGIFATDRTDQVLTLSSAKAIDWILEQSTATARFELEKGEEHWLVLRYDDDDIHPVDRYESAQKLDITAAYWARWSAGVRYRGPFRGMVKRSALALKLLTHAETGAIIAAPTTSLPETLGGGRNWDYRFVWLRDAAFTLAALDAVGHRREADAFMRFLKKVCRHEGGGHLQIMYGIDGRRDLVERQLDHLSGYYGSRPVRVGNGAVGQLQLDVYGEVLETADIWRRNHEMTEGTWRVLRGLVDWVSHNWALPDSSIWEVRGEVRHYVFSKVMSWVALDRGIRMAEELGLESDTAGWQAARSTLHAEIMERGWSEKHQSFTQAYDYDALDAAALAIPMVRFLPWNHPRVQSTVHAVARELTSADGELVYRYRHPDGLEGEEGAFSICTFWLAQALAMIGEPERASRVFRRMLRHANHVGLYSEEIDPVTGQFLGNFPQAFTHIALINCAAALARSGSGD
- a CDS encoding amidohydrolase family protein → MRRSTCCSAALRTLPLLLGLVSGCRKPPPDGVALVGATLIDGTGGPALPNAAVVARRGRIEWVGSAADFKLPPRTLEVNARGRWIIPGLIDAHAHVARWALPRYLAWGVTTVRDMHGTLDSILALRRALALGALPGPRVYSAGAMIDGEPTTYPDALGAATAAEARKDVDRLVSAGVDFIKVYSRVDPPLLRAILDEAKTFNLRVSGHLGLTDALTAAEGGINSIEHMSGVPEAALADPSALFTAHRQGFFAGWTAFERSWAGLDSSALARVATGLAARRAIMVPTLVLHETFSRLDDSTVVRDSMLREVPQEEQRRWNVPDMIARAHWTVDDFAALRRARPPQDLFLRQFQSAGGRIAAGTDASNQLLIPGYSEHEEMALLVGAGLTPRDALLAATRNGALLLGVDSLGLIAPGKAADLVVLKRDPLADIRNTQSVDRVMSRGRLLSADSIRAAWQRER